The following proteins are co-located in the Sciurus carolinensis unplaced genomic scaffold, mSciCar1.2, whole genome shotgun sequence genome:
- the LOC124975391 gene encoding olfactory receptor 7G2-like, producing the protein KPFIFFSFHPIFSVRSTSNIEPMNQTIVLEFLLLGLTDDPALQPLIFSLFLSMYLVTILGNLLIILAISFDSHLHTPMYFFLSNLSLNDICLSTSIIPKMLVNILRQNQTITYTGCLTQTGFVLVFVYMENFLLAVMAYDRYVAICHPLMYTIIMKPSLCFRLVLVSQLISTADTLLHTLMLLRLSFCTDLQIPHFFCELAQVIKLACSDALTDDIVILVAACLFAGAAISGIIFSYVHIVSSVLRMPSSEGKHKAFSTCGSHLSVVSLFYGTSFGVYISSAVTDSPRKTAVASVMYSVVPQMVNPFIYSLRNRDMKEALKKFIGKTVSLL; encoded by the coding sequence AaaccattcattttcttttcttttcatcccATATTTTCTGTAAGATCCACCAGCAACATAGAACCCATGAACCAAACAATTGTTTTGGAATTCCTTCTACTGGGACTAACAGATGACCCAGCATtgcagcccctcatcttcagcctcttcctgtccatgtacctggtcaccatcctgggaaacctgctcatcatcctggccatcagctttgactcccacctccacacccccatgtatttcttcctgtcCAACCTGTCCCTCAATGACATCTGCTTAAGCACAAGCATAATCCCTAAAATGCTGGTGAACATCCTGAGACAGAACCAGACGATCACCTACACAGGCTGCCTCACCCAGACTGGCTTTGTCCTAGTGTTTGTATACATGGAAAATTTTCTTCTTGCAGTCATGGcttatgaccgctatgtggccatttgtcacccaCTGATGTACACAATCATCATGAAGCCCTCACTCTGCTTTCGTCTGGTTCTGGTCTCCCAGCTCATCAGCACCGCAGATaccctcctccacactctgatGCTGCTGcggctgtccttctgcacagacctgcAGATCcctcacttcttctgtgaacttgctcaggTCATCAAGCTGGCCTGTTCTGATGCCCTCACTGATGACATTGTAATACTTGTTGCAGCCTGTCTATTTGCTGGTGCTGCCATCTCtgggatcattttctcttatgttCACATTGTGTCTtctgtcttgagaatgccctcatcagaagggaagcataaagccttttccacctgtgggtctcacctgtctgttgtctccttgttctatgggacaTCTTTTGGGGTGTACATTAGCTCTGCAGTAACTGACTCCCCCAGGAAGACTgcagtggcctcagtgatgtactcTGTGGTCCCTCAGATGgtgaacccctttatctacagcctgaggaacagggacatgaaggaGGCCTTGAAGAAGTTCATCGGAAAGACAGTTTCTCTTCTATGA
- the LOC124975392 gene encoding olfactory receptor 7G2-like has protein sequence MYFFLCNLSFTDISLISTTIPRIGVNIQRQSKTISYTGCLTQVCFALVFVGLENFLLASMAYDHYVAICHSLRYTVIMNPRLCVLLILFSFSISIMDALLHSLMVLRLSFRTDLEIPHFFCELAQIINLACSDTHIINIWVYLVTSIVGGISILGIIYSYIKIFFSVLRMSSSGGKYKAFSNCGSHVSVVSLFYGTGFGLYISSAVTDSPRKTAVASVMYTVVPPMMNPFIYSLRNRDTKAALKKLFKPLL, from the coding sequence atgtacttcttcctctgcaaCCTGTCCTTCACTGACATCAGTTTAATCTCCACCACAATCCCCAGGATTGGGGTGAACATTCAGAGACAGAGCAAGACCATCAGTTACACAGGTTGCCTCACCCAAGTCTGCTTTGCCCTGGTATTTGTTGGTTTGGAAAACTTTCTACTTGCCTCAATGGCTTATGACcattatgtggccatctgccattCACTCaggtacacagtcatcatgaacccACGCCTGTGTGTCCTGCTgattctcttctccttttccattAGTATTATGGATGCTCTGCTGCACAGTCTGAtggtgctgaggctgtccttccgcacagacctggagatcccccacttcttctgtgaacttgctcagaTCATCAACCTTGCATGTTCTGATACCCATATCATTAACATCTGGGTATATTTAGTGACTAGCATAGTTGGGGGTATTAGTATCCTTGGGATTATTTACtcttacattaaaattttcttctctgttctgaGAATGTCATCTTCTGGGGGAAAGTACAAAGCCTTTTCCAACTGTGGGTCTCACGTGTCTgttgtctccttgttctatggaacAGGATTTGGGTTGTACATTAGCTCTGCAGTGACTGACTCCCCCAGGAAGActgcagtggcttcagtgatgtatACAGTGGTTCCTCCAATGATGAATCCgtttatctacagcctgaggaacagggataCGAAAGCAGCCCTGAAGAAACTCTTCAAACCTCTTTTGTGA